From a single Microbacterium terrisoli genomic region:
- a CDS encoding amidohydrolase, translating to MGHADLVFTGGSVFTATTVRSRASAVAVSGGHIIAVGHDVDDLIGPRTEVVDLRGRMLAPGFQDAHVHAMWGGLDMLRCDLSPYDTEREYLTAIGEYAASHPDHQWVLGGGWAMSAFPGGTPTAAALDAVVLDRPAFLPNRDGHGAWVNSTALRLAGIDGDTPDPADGRIERDAEGIPTGTLHEGAMTLVNRLLPVESPERLVEALLQGQRYLHSYGITAWQDAIIGSYGDAGDPGPAYVTAGADGRLTARVVGALWWDRTAGLEQIPSLLERRDRYRAGRFAATSVKIMQDGVAENFTASMLEPYHDGHGHPTDNSGISFVAPEMLDEAVPRLDALGFQVHFHAIGDRAVRQCLDAVAHAVRRNGRSDNRHHIAHLQVVHPDDIPRFRDLGVVANMQSLWATLEPQMVELTLPFLGPQRAAWQYPFGDLLRAGAVLAAGSDWSVSSPNPLAAIHTAVNRTAAPGYAEGDDDAFLPEQAIDLGTSLVAYTAGSAWVNHLDATTGTIEVGKLADLVVLDRDPFDGPADEIGATAVQQTFVEGERVYAAP from the coding sequence ATGGGCCACGCCGACCTCGTCTTCACCGGCGGCTCCGTCTTCACCGCGACCACCGTGCGCTCCCGTGCGAGCGCCGTGGCCGTCTCGGGCGGGCACATCATCGCCGTCGGTCACGACGTCGACGACCTCATCGGCCCGCGCACCGAGGTGGTCGACCTGCGCGGCAGGATGCTGGCGCCCGGGTTCCAGGACGCCCACGTGCACGCGATGTGGGGCGGGCTCGACATGCTGCGATGCGACCTGTCACCGTATGACACCGAGCGCGAGTACCTCACGGCGATCGGCGAGTACGCCGCGTCGCATCCGGACCACCAGTGGGTGCTCGGCGGAGGCTGGGCGATGTCGGCGTTCCCCGGCGGCACGCCCACAGCCGCCGCGCTCGACGCCGTCGTCCTCGATCGACCCGCGTTCCTGCCGAACCGCGACGGACATGGCGCGTGGGTGAATTCGACGGCGCTGCGGCTGGCCGGCATCGACGGCGACACCCCTGACCCGGCCGACGGTCGCATCGAGCGCGACGCCGAAGGCATCCCGACCGGCACGCTGCACGAAGGAGCGATGACGCTCGTGAACCGGCTGCTGCCGGTCGAGTCGCCCGAACGCCTGGTCGAGGCACTCCTGCAGGGGCAGCGCTACCTGCACTCGTACGGCATCACCGCCTGGCAGGACGCGATCATCGGATCGTACGGCGACGCCGGCGACCCGGGCCCGGCGTATGTCACGGCCGGCGCCGACGGGCGCCTGACCGCCCGCGTGGTCGGGGCTCTCTGGTGGGATCGCACCGCCGGTCTCGAGCAGATCCCGTCGCTGCTGGAGCGACGGGACCGCTACCGTGCCGGCCGGTTCGCCGCCACGAGCGTGAAGATCATGCAGGACGGCGTCGCCGAGAACTTCACGGCCTCGATGCTCGAGCCCTACCACGACGGGCACGGCCATCCGACCGACAACTCGGGGATCTCGTTCGTCGCTCCCGAGATGCTCGACGAGGCGGTGCCTCGGCTGGACGCACTCGGCTTCCAAGTCCACTTCCATGCGATCGGCGACCGGGCCGTGCGACAGTGCCTGGATGCCGTCGCCCACGCCGTGCGGCGCAACGGGCGCAGCGACAACCGGCATCACATCGCCCACCTGCAGGTGGTCCACCCCGACGACATCCCGCGCTTTCGCGACCTCGGCGTCGTCGCGAACATGCAGTCGCTGTGGGCGACGCTCGAGCCGCAGATGGTCGAGCTCACGCTGCCGTTCCTGGGACCGCAGCGCGCTGCCTGGCAGTACCCGTTCGGCGACCTGCTGCGCGCGGGTGCGGTGCTTGCCGCCGGCAGCGACTGGTCGGTGTCCAGCCCCAACCCGCTCGCGGCGATCCACACCGCCGTGAACCGCACGGCCGCGCCCGGCTATGCGGAGGGCGACGACGACGCCTTCCTGCCCGAGCAGGCGATCGACCTGGGCACATCGCTGGTCGCCTACACAGCCGGGTCGGCCTGGGTGAACCACCTGGATGCCACGACCGGAACCATCGAGGTCGGTAAGCTCGCCGACCTCGTCGTGCTCGACCGTGACCCGTTCGACGGGCCCGCGGACGAGATCGGTGCGACCGCGGTGCAGCAGACCTTCGTCGAGGGCGAGCGGGTGTACGCGGCACCGTAG
- a CDS encoding cupin domain-containing protein: MRLDAGAAVVAASLVIDDEPIEAAQVRAGSPRAGFVELDEADRRTIGVWEHSPGTSTDVESDEVFVVVAGSGLLEFTEPALPPVELRPGVIVRLTEGMRTVWTVRETLRKVYIA; encoded by the coding sequence ATGAGATTGGATGCCGGAGCCGCCGTGGTCGCGGCATCCCTCGTCATCGACGACGAACCGATCGAGGCGGCACAGGTGCGCGCCGGGTCGCCGCGGGCGGGCTTCGTCGAGCTCGACGAGGCCGACCGGCGCACGATCGGCGTGTGGGAGCACTCCCCCGGAACCTCGACCGACGTCGAGTCGGATGAGGTGTTCGTCGTGGTGGCGGGATCGGGCCTGCTCGAGTTCACCGAGCCGGCGCTGCCGCCGGTCGAGCTGCGCCCCGGCGTGATCGTGCGGCTGACCGAGGGCATGCGCACGGTGTGGACCGTCCGCGAGACGCTGCGCAAGGTCTACATCGCCTGA
- a CDS encoding DNA-formamidopyrimidine glycosylase family protein → MPEGDTVWQTAARLHAALAGREVTRFELRVPREALVDLGGQTVREVVPRGKHILHRIGEWTLHSHLKMEGSWAVLRPGARWPRPAHTARAIVCADGVETVGFDLAEIAVVRTADEQTLIGHLGPDPLQPDWDPGEAAQRLAADTREVHVALLDQRNLAGLGNEYANELLFVRGILPTTPAHETDTAALVETGARMLRANRDRTIRTFTGDSRRGYERWVYGRQNRPCRRCGTLIRRMDLGADPTRERMVFWCPRCQR, encoded by the coding sequence ATGCCTGAGGGCGACACCGTCTGGCAGACCGCGGCACGGCTGCATGCGGCCCTGGCCGGGCGCGAAGTCACGCGATTCGAGCTGCGCGTGCCCCGCGAGGCCCTGGTCGACCTGGGCGGACAGACCGTCCGCGAGGTCGTGCCGCGCGGCAAGCACATCCTGCACCGCATCGGCGAGTGGACCCTGCACTCGCACCTGAAGATGGAGGGCAGCTGGGCAGTGCTGCGGCCCGGGGCCCGCTGGCCGCGCCCCGCGCACACTGCGCGGGCCATCGTGTGCGCCGACGGCGTCGAGACGGTCGGCTTCGATCTTGCCGAGATCGCCGTCGTGCGCACCGCCGACGAGCAGACGCTGATCGGCCACCTCGGGCCGGACCCGCTGCAGCCCGACTGGGATCCGGGTGAGGCGGCCCAGCGACTGGCCGCCGACACGAGGGAGGTGCACGTCGCGCTGCTGGACCAGCGCAACCTCGCCGGGCTCGGCAACGAGTATGCGAACGAGCTGCTGTTCGTGCGCGGCATCCTTCCCACGACGCCGGCGCACGAGACCGACACGGCGGCGCTCGTCGAGACGGGAGCGCGGATGCTGCGCGCCAACCGCGATCGGACGATCCGCACCTTCACCGGCGACAGCCGGCGCGGGTACGAACGCTGGGTGTACGGGCGGCAGAACCGCCCGTGCCGACGCTGCGGCACTCTCATCCGCCGGATGGACCTGGGTGCCGACCCCACTCGCGAGCGCATGGTGTTCTGGTGCCCGCGCTGCCAGCGCTGA
- a CDS encoding APC family permease, which translates to MTATTTAAPAALHRSLKQRHVVFIGLAYMSPFAVFDTFGIVSEATKGHVPMSYIIVTIAVLFTAFSYAKMVRVYPSAGSAYTYTRRTIAAPVGFLVGWAALLDYLFLPMINALLAKIYLSAEFPDVPGWVWIVGLIVVITALNIVGVRISAVANMIMVVFQALLAIVFVLLTMRAIMSDNALAFSLAPFYSMNEDVASLVGGASVLALAFLGFDAVTTLSEEAIEPRKTVPRAIMWVAALGAAFFISVTYVMQTLVPDLDALKAITPDIEGASPYIALFIGGIVFQTIFLVGATVSVVSSGLASQLSASRLLYAMGRDGILARKLFGYVHPKLGTPVINILVVGAIALTALRLDLNAATSLINFGAFTAFAFVNLSVVAYWLRHRRHEVLHGSVLAWTVVPGIGFVINVWLWISLDQLAMTVGLIWAGLGAVYLIWLTRGFRRPTPDVAFEEADEPMLVREPRA; encoded by the coding sequence ATGACCGCAACGACCACGGCCGCACCGGCGGCCCTGCATCGGTCGCTCAAACAGCGCCACGTGGTGTTCATCGGCTTGGCGTACATGTCGCCGTTCGCGGTGTTCGACACGTTCGGCATCGTGTCGGAGGCGACGAAGGGCCACGTGCCGATGTCGTACATCATCGTCACCATCGCCGTCCTGTTCACGGCGTTCAGCTACGCGAAGATGGTGCGCGTGTATCCGTCGGCCGGCTCGGCGTACACGTACACACGGCGCACGATCGCCGCTCCGGTCGGGTTCCTCGTCGGGTGGGCGGCGCTGCTGGACTACCTGTTCCTGCCGATGATCAACGCACTCCTGGCCAAGATCTATCTGTCGGCGGAGTTCCCCGACGTGCCCGGCTGGGTGTGGATCGTGGGGCTGATCGTCGTGATCACGGCGCTGAACATCGTCGGGGTGCGCATCAGCGCGGTCGCGAACATGATCATGGTCGTGTTCCAGGCGCTGCTGGCGATCGTCTTCGTGCTGCTGACGATGCGGGCGATCATGTCCGACAACGCGCTGGCGTTCTCGCTCGCGCCCTTCTATTCGATGAACGAAGACGTCGCGAGCCTGGTGGGCGGGGCGTCGGTGCTGGCACTGGCGTTCCTCGGGTTCGACGCCGTGACGACGCTGTCGGAAGAGGCGATCGAACCGCGCAAGACCGTGCCGCGCGCGATCATGTGGGTCGCCGCCCTCGGCGCGGCGTTCTTCATCAGCGTGACCTACGTGATGCAGACGCTGGTGCCGGACTTGGATGCGCTGAAGGCCATCACGCCCGACATCGAGGGAGCCTCGCCGTACATCGCGCTGTTCATCGGCGGCATCGTGTTCCAGACGATCTTCCTGGTGGGGGCGACGGTGTCGGTGGTCTCCTCGGGGCTGGCGTCGCAGTTGAGCGCGTCGCGCCTGCTGTACGCGATGGGGCGCGACGGGATCCTCGCACGCAAGCTGTTCGGGTACGTGCATCCGAAGCTCGGGACGCCGGTGATCAACATCCTGGTGGTCGGGGCGATCGCGCTGACGGCACTGCGGCTGGATCTGAATGCGGCGACCTCGCTGATCAACTTCGGAGCGTTCACCGCATTCGCGTTCGTGAACCTGTCTGTCGTGGCGTACTGGCTGCGGCATCGGCGTCACGAGGTGCTGCACGGCAGCGTGCTGGCGTGGACCGTGGTGCCGGGGATCGGGTTCGTGATCAACGTGTGGCTGTGGATCAGCCTCGACCAGCTGGCGATGACCGTCGGGCTCATCTGGGCCGGCTTGGGAGCGGTGTACCTGATCTGGCTCACGCGCGGGTTCCGGCGGCCGACTCCCGATGTCGCGTTCGAAGAGGCGGACGAGCCGATGCTCGTACGCGAGCCGCGGGCGTGA
- a CDS encoding NAD(P)/FAD-dependent oxidoreductase produces MGTTVFERNRPAAAVVDHALEGTAHAVFWRDDLPAELAPDRAPLTTALSADLVIVGGGYTGLWTALLATERMPGAHIVLLEAQRVGWAASGRNGGFCEASLTHGRENGLSRWPDEMPTLDRLGLANLDAIEASEATYGMDFHFERTGELAPAVEQHQVEWLQEWVGEASELEDLVYLDQDAVRAEVDSPTFLAGVWDKNGCGMLHPARLAAELARVIEERGVRIFERSRVRDLRTDSATGAVEVVTEQGRVSAGRAVLATNVFPSLIKRNRLMTVPVYDYVLMTEPLSAEQLASIGWQNRQGLGDMANQFHYYRITKDNRILFGGYDAVYHYGRKVRSEYENRPETWRTLANHFFTTFPQLQGLRFSHQWAGAIDTSTQFTAFFGTARRGRVAYAAGFTGLGVGSTRFAAEVMLDLLDGVENERTSLEMVRKRPLPFPPEPAAAMGINATRWSLNRADHNEGRRNLLLKTLDAVGLGFDS; encoded by the coding sequence GTGGGAACCACCGTCTTCGAACGGAACCGTCCCGCCGCCGCGGTCGTCGATCATGCGCTCGAGGGCACGGCGCACGCCGTCTTCTGGCGCGACGACCTGCCGGCGGAGCTCGCGCCCGACCGCGCGCCTCTGACCACCGCGCTCAGCGCCGACCTCGTGATCGTCGGCGGCGGCTACACCGGGCTGTGGACGGCGCTGCTGGCGACCGAGCGCATGCCCGGCGCGCACATCGTGCTGCTGGAGGCGCAGCGCGTCGGCTGGGCGGCATCCGGCCGCAACGGCGGCTTCTGCGAGGCCAGCCTCACGCATGGGCGCGAGAACGGCCTGTCGCGCTGGCCCGATGAGATGCCCACGCTCGACCGGCTCGGCCTTGCGAACCTCGACGCGATCGAAGCGTCCGAGGCGACCTACGGCATGGACTTCCACTTCGAGCGCACCGGCGAGCTGGCGCCGGCCGTCGAGCAGCACCAGGTCGAGTGGCTGCAGGAGTGGGTGGGCGAGGCATCCGAGCTCGAAGACCTGGTCTATCTCGACCAGGATGCCGTGCGCGCCGAGGTCGATTCGCCCACGTTCCTGGCCGGCGTGTGGGACAAGAACGGCTGCGGCATGCTGCACCCCGCGCGGCTCGCCGCCGAGCTGGCCCGCGTCATCGAAGAGCGCGGAGTGCGGATCTTCGAGCGCTCGCGCGTGCGCGACCTGCGCACCGACAGCGCCACCGGCGCCGTCGAGGTCGTCACCGAGCAGGGGCGGGTCAGCGCCGGGCGCGCGGTGCTGGCCACGAACGTGTTCCCGTCGCTGATCAAGCGCAACCGCCTCATGACCGTGCCGGTGTACGACTACGTGCTGATGACCGAGCCGCTCAGCGCCGAGCAGCTCGCCTCGATCGGCTGGCAGAACCGGCAGGGCCTGGGCGACATGGCCAACCAGTTCCACTACTACCGCATCACGAAAGACAACCGGATCCTGTTCGGCGGCTACGACGCCGTCTACCACTACGGCCGCAAGGTGCGCAGCGAGTACGAGAACCGGCCCGAGACGTGGCGCACTCTCGCGAACCACTTCTTCACGACGTTCCCGCAGCTGCAGGGTCTGCGCTTCTCGCACCAGTGGGCGGGAGCCATCGACACCAGCACCCAGTTCACGGCGTTCTTCGGCACCGCCCGCAGGGGTCGTGTCGCCTACGCCGCCGGCTTCACCGGCCTCGGCGTCGGCTCGACCCGCTTCGCCGCGGAGGTCATGCTCGACCTGCTCGACGGCGTCGAGAACGAGCGCACGTCGCTTGAGATGGTGCGCAAGCGCCCGCTGCCCTTCCCGCCCGAGCCGGCGGCCGCGATGGGGATCAACGCGACGCGCTGGTCGCTGAATCGCGCCGATCACAACGAGGGCCGACGCAACCTGCTGCTGAAGACGCTGGATGCGGTCGGATTGGGGTTCGACTCATGA
- a CDS encoding EamA family transporter: protein MGVLLSLVAAVCYGTSDFAAGIGGRRGDAGAVAIIAQPLTLVAAVVAVLVAAAPAPTASALWWGAAAGIGSGIGTLALYRGLATARMSVVAPLSGVLTAALPVVVGAFLGDRLPWLSWVGVAVAVPAALLVSLHPGADGRAQHSGVAEGIIAGVGFAVLFIALAQAGTDAGAWPLVPTQAVSVVVVVAAALPPGRRPAREAWEPSLRPGLLSGVLGGLAALAYLFATGFGQLAVVAVITALYPAVTVLMARFIEKERWARLQVVGLVGAIAAVVLIGVG from the coding sequence GTGGGGGTGCTGCTGAGCCTGGTCGCCGCCGTCTGCTACGGCACGTCCGATTTCGCAGCCGGGATCGGCGGGCGCCGCGGAGACGCCGGCGCGGTCGCCATCATCGCCCAACCGCTGACACTGGTGGCCGCCGTCGTGGCGGTGCTGGTGGCCGCCGCGCCCGCGCCAACCGCGAGCGCCCTGTGGTGGGGTGCCGCCGCGGGAATCGGCAGCGGCATCGGAACCCTCGCCCTGTATCGCGGTCTTGCCACCGCGCGGATGAGCGTGGTCGCCCCGCTGTCGGGTGTGCTCACCGCCGCCTTGCCGGTCGTGGTCGGGGCATTCCTCGGCGACCGTCTGCCATGGCTGTCATGGGTCGGTGTCGCCGTCGCCGTGCCTGCGGCGCTGCTCGTGTCGCTGCATCCCGGCGCCGACGGACGCGCACAGCACAGCGGCGTGGCCGAAGGGATCATCGCCGGCGTCGGGTTCGCTGTGCTGTTCATCGCCCTGGCGCAGGCAGGCACGGATGCCGGAGCCTGGCCGCTCGTGCCCACTCAGGCCGTGTCAGTGGTCGTCGTGGTCGCCGCTGCTCTTCCGCCCGGGCGTCGCCCCGCGCGGGAGGCGTGGGAGCCGTCGCTGCGCCCGGGCCTGCTGTCGGGCGTGCTCGGTGGGCTTGCCGCCCTCGCGTACCTGTTCGCCACCGGATTCGGCCAGCTCGCCGTGGTCGCGGTGATCACCGCGCTCTACCCCGCCGTCACCGTACTGATGGCCCGCTTCATCGAGAAGGAGCGGTGGGCGCGCCTGCAGGTGGTGGGCCTCGTGGGCGCGATCGCGGCGGTCGTGCTGATCGGCGTCGGCTGA